One stretch of Schizosaccharomyces pombe strain 972h- genome assembly, chromosome: III DNA includes these proteins:
- a CDS encoding cytosine deaminase: protein MSSTELSEKDLAYLREAIKVSQQARDEGQHPFGCIIVDENDNVIMSAGNRVPDGDVTQHAETRAVGLITKTRRDLEKCTLYTSTEPCAMCSGAIFWSGIRRMIFGLSNENLIKLTQKSGECPPLYINSRDILGAASHPIEVVGPYIEDEAIIPHKGFWDGGR, encoded by the coding sequence ATGTCCAGCACTGAACTTTCAGAAAAGGATTTAGCTTATCTACGAGAGGCCATCAAAGTTTCTCAGCAAGCTCGTGATGAAGGTCAACATCCATTTGGATGCATTAttgttgatgaaaatgaCAATGTTATTATGTCTGCGGGAAATCGAGTTCCAGACGGGGATGTAACTCAACATGCTGAGACCCGTGCCGTAGGTTTGATTACGAAGACAAGAAGAGACCTTGAGAAGTGTACTCTGTATACCAGCACGGAGCCTTGTGCCATGTGTTCTGGTGCTATATTTTGGTCTGGTATTCGCCGAATGATTTTTGGCTTATCGAACgaaaatttgattaaaCTGACACAGAAAAGTGGTGAGTGCCCGCCTTTATACATTAATTCACGAGATATTCTTGGAGCTGCCTCTCATCCTATTGAGGTGGTGGGTCCCTACATTGAAGATGAAGCTATTATCCCTCATAAAGGCTTTTGGGATGGAGGAAGATAG
- a CDS encoding Fe/ascorbate oxidoreductase family protein has translation MGSLEVPCIDLSENDTSIVVKELLDACKNWGFVSLKNHGIPLDEIDRTFKLADKFFDIPVEEKQKYLFKGGRLHSGYTGHFGEKLDMEHQSRGDLKESYDLAGFPDPKLENLCPFIAEHMDEFLQFQRHCYKLTLRLLDFFAIGFGIPPDFFSKSHSSEEDVLRLLKYSIPEGVERREDDEDAGAHSDYGSITLLFQRDAAGLEIRPPNFVKDMDWIKVNVQPDVVLVNIADMLQFWTSGKLRSTVHRVRIDPGVKTRQTIAYFVTPDPETPLSPLFEEKTGKDIETVTAGEWIDGRINFTYGYSAPPKGYLGSQNDGIVA, from the exons ATGGGATCCTTAGAAGTACCGTGCATTGACCTTTCTGAAAATGATACTTCCATTGTCGTGAAAGAATTGCTCGATGCTTGTAAAAATTGGGGATTCGTTTCTTTGAAGAATCATGGAATTCCGCTAGATGAAATAGATCGTACATTTAAGCTTGCagacaaattttttgatattccTGTAGAAGAAAAGCAGAAATATTTGTTCAAGGGTGGCCGATTACATAGTGGATACACAGGGCATTTTGGTGAGAAGTTAGATATGGAACACCAGTCGAGAGGTGATTTGAAAGAATCCTATGATTTAGCAGGATTTCCAGATCCAAAATTAGAAAACCTTTGTCCGTTTATTGCGGAGCACATGGATGAATTTCTCCAATTCCAAAGGCATTGTTATAAACTAACATTGAGAttattggatttttttgcCATTGGATTTGGAATTCCGCCAGATTTTTTCAGCAAGAGCCATAGCTCTGAAGAGGACGTTCTTCgacttttaaaatacaGTATACCTGAAGGAGTTGAAAGACGtgaagatgatgaagatgCTGGTGCACACTCAGATTACGGTTCCATTACCCTGCTTTTCCAAAGGGATGCAGCAGGTTTGGAAATTCGTCCACctaattttgttaaagatATGGATTGGATCAAAGTAAATGTCCAACCAGACGTAGTTTT GGTAAACATTGCTGACATGCTCCAATTTTGGACTAGCGGAAAGTTGAGAAGCACTGTTCATCGTGTTCGAATTGACCCCGGTGTTAAGACTCGTCAAACGATCGCATACTTTGTTACTCCTGATCCTGAAACTCCTTTGAGTCCACTGTTCGAAGAAAAGACTGGAAAAGACATTGAAACTGTTACTGCCGGAGAATGGATAGATGGTCGTATAAACTTCACCTATGGGTATAGTGCACCACCAAAAGGATATTTAGGAAGCCAAAATGATGGTATTGTGGCATAA
- the taf13 gene encoding transcription factor TFIID complex subunit Taf13 produces the protein MSMENRRGRPPTRRQHLFTKDLKSLMYAFGDDVNPAPDSINVLEEIVVDYINEMCLEAARIAGNRNKVKVDDFKFALRDDPKKLGRVEELLVLQKMIADTRNVMKYNKDHF, from the exons ATGTCTATGGAAAATAGAAGAGGAAGGCCCCCTACTCGGAGGCAGCATCTCTTTACGAAGGATT TGAAATCTCTAATGTACGCATTTGGAGATGATGTGAATCCTGCTCCAGATAGCATAAATGTATTGGAAGAAATTGTTGTTGACTATATCAATGAAATG TGCCTGGAAGCTGCTAGGATAGCTGGAAATAGAAATAAGGTCAAAGTAGATGactttaaatttgctttgCGTGATGATCCTAAGAAACTTGGTCGTGTTGAGGAATTGTTGGTATTACAAAAGATGATTGCCGATACTAGGAATGTTATGAAATACAACAAAgatcatttttaa